The DNA region CCGAACAATTGTTCGACCACAGCGCCCGCAGGAGCCGGTTCAAGTTTCTGCGTGCTGAGCACAAAAACTGGCTTTTTGTCATAAGGCCAGGCGCCAAACGCCAGAACAATTTCATAGGTATTGCGGCCAATGACAAGCGCATCAACTGTGGACATGAACTCTTCATATCCATGCTCTTCGCAATCATCAGGCAACCAATCAAGCCCGCCATTTGGACGGGCAATAAAACCATCAACGCTTGTTCCCACAAAGACAGAAGCCCTCATAACTTACCCCATTCGCGCGATTCGATATGATTTATTGGCGGTTACAGCCTGTCAGGCCAATGATTTACTCAAGATTAATACCATGCGAATTGCCGGCGACGACACGGAACACGGGAAACTTTGCCGCGATTCGCTCGAACTCAGAAAGCGGCGCATCCGAATCAATGGGCAGATGCTGTCTGGCACCTGGCGCTCGTTCCAGGTAAGCCTTCAAGATCGGAGCACGCCGCTCCAAGGAAACTTCTTCAAGATGCACTTGTTCGCTTCGTCCGTGGCGAAGCGTGACATTTCCGCCCGCCGCTTTCGCATTTTGAACCCAATTGCTTTCCGCCCCAAGCATAGACACAAGGTAGCGTTCGCCTTTGATGATCACCATGACCAGTGGAAGACTGGTCATGCGACCGGATCGCCTGCCGCGTACTTCCAAAGTAACCAGATAGTTCGGGGCAATTCCAAGCCCATGCACTATAAGTATGGACGCCAACCAATTGGGATGACCGCCGTGATATAGCCATTTCCTCAGCTTCATCGTAGTAATACCTCGACGGGTTTCCCGCTTTCAGAACTTCGAGTAACCCGGGTTTCCGGCGGACGAAATCGGGTTGATGATTTGGCGGATAAGCTTGAGATGTGGCGGAGTATAGTTCCGGCCAATTGTCGCCGCAAATTTTTCGTGGCAAGCTTCCTGCCACTTCCGGAGAAAATATGACCAACTCTGAAACCATCAATTACGTTTCTGCCAACGAACAACTCGCCGTTGAAATTTACGTCCGCGATTTGCGGCTGTCACTGGCGTTTTATCAAACGCTGGGCTTCAAACTGCTCCGTCAGGAACCGGCCTTTGCCGAATTGGCATGGGAGGATTCGCGGCTGATGTTGGAAGAATTCAAACAGATGCCTTCGCCGCCGCCATTTCCCGTGGCCAACATTCGCGTGATGGTTCCGAACGTTGATGAATATCGCGCATTGGCCAAACAGATGGGTGCGCGCATCTTTCGGGAACTGGGTGACCGCGATTATGGATTGCGGGATTTCACTTTGGTTGGGCCGGATGGCATTGGAATTCGCTTCGCAACGGAATTACCCGATTCCACTCCTCACTAAGCCGGTTTACTTGATCGTAAACAAAGCGTCGTCGAGTTTTGGATTATGGCTGATCCGATCAAAACTCACAGCCCATTCCTGAATCAAGGCAGCTTTGCCTCCTTCGGCATTAAATAAAAGTTTGTACTTGCGGGGTAACGTCAATCCGTCCACCGTTCGAAAATCATCAAATTCCTCGGTCACGGAATAATAGCTTTCTTGATTCGCGTTCGGGTTGTCGCGCGAACCGATCATCGCGGCAACTTCATACTGATAGCGTGTGCGAACGTGGCGAAAGGTTTCCGGATCAAAATACAGCAATGTCTTCAAATCTGTCGAACCTTTGCGCGGACGATAGCCGAGTTCGTGTAACTGGCGTCCGTCAATTTTCTTCAGCCCACGATATTCCAGTTTGGGCTGGGATTGATCAATGTGCAGCAAGGGCCAGGCCGTGGACAGTACGCCGCCAACCAAACCCTCTTTCAGGGGCATGCTCTGGACAGTGGCGAACAGCGACAACGGAGAGCGACTCCCCCCTGGCTGGAATCCCGCGGTGACCTTGTTTCCGTCAAAAGCCATGTCTTCGCCGACATAATCTGCAGTCTGGAACTGAATCCCCAAACGGAATTTTGCTCCTGAAGCCACCAACATCGCTTGGCCGGACAGGTTAGCAGTACCACCGACTCGAATTACAAATTGAGATGGGCCGCTGGTCATCCGCGAAGTGATTTTTGCTCTGGCGTCAGCATTGCCGAGGGAATCCAGGTGTTTGGCAACCAACTCTTCCGGCTTCATCTTTTCATCGGCAATCGCGCTCTCGAAATATGGTACAAACGCAAAACAGAAAACGGTTACAGTCAAAACCAGTTTATTTATGTTCATATTGATGCGCTCCTTTCAAAGCCATTTGTCACGAATCAGGGTGAATCCCCGTGTAAAGGCTCGCCGCAAAGGATTCGGCCAGTTGTCAGACGGCAGGATCGCCGGAAAGCTTTTCACGCCGGATTGTTCAAAGGAATTGTTCCAACCGCTGCCGTCCCAAAAAATGTCGCAGTTTTTTGCGCCAATGTCTTTGATCAAACCGGCAGGATTGCGTCCGTTGTCGGCGAAGGTGTTGCCGAAAATTCGATTACTTTCCGGGATCGAACCAACGTCAAATGTTCGGCCTTTCGGAAAGGCTACGGCCAATCCCACAACCGCCAAGCCAAACGAATCATTGGCCCGAATTTCATTGGCTGTTACCTCCGTACGGTCGGCAGCCATAATCAGCATTCCGGTTCCGGGGATCAGTTTGCCGACAATCGCGTTCGGGTCGCCAAAGTTCGCGTGGTTGTTGTTGATGATCCGATTGTTGCGGATCTTGTGATCGCTGCCGACTTTCGACGGATTGTTCGGCAACAGGAACACCAAAATTCCCCCTGTGTTGTCGTGCAGGTAATTGTTTTCAACCAACGCGTTAACACTGTTTTCGATTTCGATGCCCGCGACGTTTTCATAACATTCGTTGTTGCGAACAATGATGTCGCGCGATTGGCCAACATAAATCGCCGCGTCTTTGATTTTGGTCAGCTTGCAGTTTTCAACCAGCACACCTTTGCATTCCACCGGATACACTCCATACAGCCCTGTGTTTTCGACGACCAAATCTCGGAACGTGACATCGGTCGCTCCGTGAACGGTAATGCCGTTGTTGAGGTAATCCTTGACCATCAATCCTTCGATGGTGAACCGGTGGCCGGAAGTAATGACGGCATCAGTCAGTTTGTTTTGACCATCCAGAATGGCTCGCTGGCCGTTTTCGACGATGCCGCGAATGGTGATGTTATCCATGTCAATCAAAAGCGTTTCGTTGTACGCGCCGGGCTGAATTTCAATCGTGTCCCCGGCGACGCTGCGGTCAAGCGCGGATTGAATGGATTCGCCGGGTTGGATGCGCCAGGTCGTGGGATCGCGCCGAGCGGGCGCGGGCACAGCCGTGAACGAAGCCGGATTTCTGGCCGCCAGTGCCGACGGTTTGATGCCCTGCTTCAAACGCGGAACGACCGGCAATCCGGAGGGAACTTTTTCAGGAAACTCCGGCAAGTTCGACTCGTCCGTCAGCGCGTGCAGGAACGCAATCAAATCATTCCGTTCCTCGGAGGTAATAGGAAAACGCCGCACTTTGTCGTCAATGTTTTTCAAGTCCATGCCGTTTCCGTGTCCGCCGCCCGAAGCGTAAAAGTTGACGACATCTTCCAGCGTCAAAAAGCGTCCGTTGTGCATGTACGGCGCAGTCAAAGCGATGTTGCGCAGCGTCGGGACTTTGAAGGCGTGGTTGTACGGCTCGCCGCCCTCGATTTCGGCGCGCCCTAAATCGTCTGGCTGAGCATATTGCCCCAACATTGGCGGCACACCGATGACTTTGAAATCTGGATTGGCAAAGGTCGGAAACCCGTGACACTCAAAACAGCGCGTTTTTAGCGAACGAAACAGCGTCAATCCCCTGCGCTGTTCGGCGGTTAATGCCGTCATGTCGCCAGCGGCGTATCGGTCAAACGGCGAATTATTGCTGATCAGCGTTCGCTCGAAGGCGGCTACGGCATTGGTCACGTTTTCAAAGGTCACCGCCGAGCCGCTCGAACCTGCAAACGCCTTGTCGAAACTCGTCACGTATTCGGGGATTTTTTTGAGTTCTTCGACCAGTTCTTCGGGCTTCTGGTTCATTTCGTCGGCAGCAGTAATCGGTGAACGCGCCTGGTCTTCCAGGTCTTTGGCGCGACCGTCCCAAAACAATTTGAAATTGTAGGCTGCATTCCAAATCGTGGGCGCGTTACGGCGAAGCACTTTGCCGCTCTTGCGATCCAACCCTGTTCCTTGCCCGCCGACACCCATCGAGGTAAATCGCCCATCGCTGAATCCCAGATCGGGATGATGGCAGGTCGCGCACGATAGCGTGTTGTCGCCGGACAAAATCGGATCAAAAAACAGCAATCGGCCAAGTTCGGACTTTTCCTTTGTCGTGGGATTGTCGGCGCGTTGATTCATCGCAGGAAAGGATCGGCGCAATCCTCCGCTGCCGGGATTGCCGTTGGAATAGCCTGCGGGCGGGCGATCTTCCGGAAATTCGATCATTCCGATGGCCAGCACTGCGGCCGCCAGCCCACCAAGAAATGCAACCAAAAGCATTAAACCCCGGCGAAGTTTTCGGCCTTTCGGCGCGGAAGGAGCGGCAGGTGGATACGAGAGGTTGTTCATAACATCCCCTTTGAAAAATTTTTCGATGAAATCCGTGAATGTTGCTGTTCGCGAACTCAGTTACAGATCGAATCCCGGAACGCCTTCATCGCGCTGTACGCCGAGCGTGTTCAGCGCCATAGACACCAGATTGTATTGCCCAACCGCGAAGATCAAATCCAAAAGTTGCTGCGTGGAAAGATTTTCCGTCAATTTGTGCCAAGTCAGATCGCTGATAAATGATTCAGCGTGAAGCTCGTCGGCGGCTCTGAGCACGGCGCGCTCCAATTCGTTCCAACCCTCAGCGTCCGGACCGGTTTTGATTCGACGAATTTCGTCGTCCGTTAAACCGGCTCTTCTGCCGATCAAAACGTGCTGGCCAAATTCATATTCGCTGCGACAAAGCCAGCCGATTCGCAAAATCACCATTTCGCGTTCGCGCGGCGGCAAGGTGGATTTCCCCAAGACGTGTGAGCCAAACACCATCCATCGCTCCAGCAGTTTCGGGTGATGCACCAAAGTCCGGAAAATGTTGAATACCTGGCCCCGCATTTTGGAACGTTCCAATACGCCCAGCGCTTCTTCATCCAACTGATCATCCGCCAAAGGTTTTATCCTCGGTTCCTCCAAATGCATTCACTTATCTCCTGATGAAATCTATCAAGCGAACTTTGCTACCGGCTTCTACCACACTTGCTCGCAGATGGCACGACCGGAACGCCCAAGTCGGGATTACAAGAAAGCACTTGCGCCAACCCCTGACATAATCTAAAGTTAGCGGCGATGTCAGCGCTTGAGCGGGTAAGTTTAGCGATTGTTGCTGGCTATATTCACCATAAAATTCTGACAGAAAACAGTCAGACGGATTCAACGACAAGCCCAGAGTTGAGACACTCAACCAAAATAGCCCCCGAATGCATGATTCCTCCCACCAGGAAATTGAATTATTTTTCTATCTGTTAGCCCGCGTCCGGGTCACTGGTTCGGAAACGGGTGATTTATTTCAGAACGAAGATTGTGGCATTGACCATTGCGAACCCGCTCTTCCTGCCTCCTTCTTCTGAAAGCACGAGCAATTTACATGAGTTGGGAACCAAGTGTCCGCACGAGACACTTAACTGTAATCATATCGCTGGTTTTGATCGCCACGGCAACTTTGCTGTGCTTCAACATTGCGCGTTTGCTGAATGCGCATACCACTGCCAAACGCGAAGCATTTCAAAAGGTCGCCGATCCAATCTCTTCCTTTGCCCAGAAAGCGATCAATACACATCCGCTGGAAGATCAGCGCTCTGCTATCAGCTTCGACGAAAATGTTCGAACGCTGATCAAAACCAACGTCACTGACACGACCGATTTTGCTTACGCGGCAATCGTCGCCAGCGATGGAGCGATCATCGCGCAATCCAACCCGATCAACCTGATTCGACAACCTGGAAAAGTCTTTCCAATGGAGCAATTTGAATCAGCGCGTTGGTACAAACAACTTTGGGAATTGTGGCGACACGACAACATCTATGAAATGAGCTGGGCGTTGAATCTGGATAACAAACCGTTTGCAAATTTCATCGCCGGAGTTCCCGCCGCATCTCTTCGCGCGGAATTGTCGCAACCGGTCAAGCTGAGCTTGGTCTTTGCCGCAATCATCATGGGCTTGTGCGTTTTGACGGCGCTGCTCTCTGCCGGGCTGGTGCTGTTTCCACTGCGCGAAGTGATGGAAAGCATCGAACAGTTGGAGGCCGACAGCACAGTCCCCGCCGAATCCCGTCCTGTCAACGCCGAAATGCAATCCATCGCGCAGCGTTTGCGCGAATTGGGTCGCCGCTTTGCCGGCAATCGAACTGAAATCGAAGCCATACGCGATCAACTGCAGCAAGTTGTCGGCAGTTTATCAGAACGCGTTTTGCTGCTCGACCGCGAACGCCGCGTGATTATGGCCAGCCCCGAGGCTGAAAAAATGCTCAGCGGCGGACGATTCACACTGCGTGGCCAGCGATTGTCAGACGCGCTTAGCTACAGCCATCCGCTGACCGTTATCACTGAACGCGCATACACCAGCGGCCAATCGCTCCAGGAAGTCGCCAACTTTCCCGTCAATGGAACCCAACAACCGCAGACCATCGTTGCTTCGCTGCAATTGTTTGAAGATCGCGGACAACCGGCAGGCGCACTGTTGACCTTGCGCGATTTTGAAACCTTGCAGCGATTGGAAACCCAATTGGATTTTGCCACCAAGTTGGCGGCGCTCAACCGCATCACCGCAGGAGTTGCACACGAAGTCAAAAATCCGCTGCACGCGATGGTGCTTCACCTGGAACTGCTCAGCGCGAAGATGGACGCGGGGCTGGATCCCAAACCGCACGTTGACATTTTGATGACCGAAGTCAACCGGTTGAAGCGCGTCGTGCAAACCTTCCTGGATTTCACGCGCCCGGTGGAAATGAAGCTGACACAGGTGGACGCCAATGTGTTGGTGCGCGAAGTCATCCTGCTGGCCGCGGACGCTCGCGCGCAAGGCATTGACCTGGAAGAGCATTACGGCAAAGGCCCGTTGATCATCAAAGCGGATTCCGATCTGCTGAAACAGGCAATCCTGAACATTATCATCAATGGTTGTCAGGTCATGCCGAACGGCGGAAAGTTGGTGGTTGAAACCGGCCACGGCGACGATGAACACATCTTCATCACCATCACAGACCATGGCCCTGGCATTCCCGAAGAGGCTCGCGACAAGATTTTCAATCTGTATTACACCACCAAGCCCAAAGGCAGCGGCATCGGTCTGGCGCAAGCCTTCCGCGCCGTGCAACTTCACAACGGACGCATCAAGGTCGAATCCGAAGTCGGAGCCGGAACCTGCTTCCGCATTATTTTGCCTGTCGCTGCCTGACAAAATTTTGGCCAGCCGAAACAGCATGTTGCGATTCCGGCTGGCCATTGTGTTTTTTGCTGCGCTGAATTACTTGGCGGGAATGGTAAACAACGTGTCGTCTACTTTGGCGTTGTGTTTCACCTCAGTAAACTTTCGCGTTGAATTGTAGTTTCGATCCAAATAGGTCGTGGTAATCGAGAACGGAACCTTGACGCCGTCCACATCGCGGTAATCGTCGTAATCGGTTTGTTCTGGGTCAATTCCGATTGCGGTCACAACCTGAACAACGCGGCGCAGCAACAGTCCTGAGGCTTTGTCGAAGCTGAATCGCACGCGGCGTCCATCCTGCAACCGCCCCTGCAACACCCAGCAATCTTTGTCGCCGACTTTCTCACTACCGGCGAATCCCATTCGCATATAGGGTTCCTTCAATTGCAGCGGTTCCAGGCTCCAGGCGAGCGATTTCGCGCGAATCATATCCGCGCTATCCATCGCCCGGTCTTCGCGAGCGTTTTTTAGCCAACCGGCAGAGCCGTTGAACTTTTGCGTCGTCGGAGCCTGTGGCAAGGCCACGCTCAGTGTGTATTTGTCTGCGCCTCCGTAATTGATTTCCAGCGGAAAGCTTTGGCCATTGGCCGCAACACTGACGCCTTTGATGACACGCGTTTTCACTTTTTCGGCAGCGTCTTTGCCGCCAACGGCTTGTGTGTATTTGGCCAGAATCTCGTCCGGCTTTGGCGCTGCTGCGGCGGCCGGAGCTTCAGGCGCTTTGGCGGCGGCAAGCGGCGGAACGTGCGATGGGTGATCGTGGCCTTGATGGCAGGTGAAACAGGTTACCTGCGTGCGTCCGTTGAAGCTGTTTTTGTTGATGTCCATCGTCATCAGAATCATTCGGCGAGCGATGACTTTGTGATTGTTGTCGTCTTTTTCAAACGCCCATTGGTCGCCGTTTTTGACATGGCATTCATTACAAGTCATGCCTAGCGAAGCACTGATGTAATTCATCAATCCGCGCATTTGCGAAGCCGGAAGGCCTTTCAGCGCTTGAATGTTTTTGTAGCGTTCTTCCATCTTAGGCTCGTCAGCGCCTGGCGCCGGAGCGGCCTGCCCTTGCGGTTGCTGACCGTTGACGGGGGCAACCCAGTTCACCGCCCCCCACGAAACCGTCAGTACGAAGGCGGCAGCGACAACCAGACGTTTGATTCTCTTTTCCAACATTATTTGGTCTCCTGATTTTGAATTGAGGGGTTGGCAGGATCGGAGTTTCCCGCCTGACAACGTTCTTTGTTTTTTGAAAAGTAGTGCGAAAAGCGGAGACAATGTAAATGAAGAATCCTAATTATGCCAACTTTCCGCGCCAATTCATTGTCATTACTTGGCTCTTTTTGGGGCAAGCTGGTACATTCCGCCTCGCCGTGATCGAAACTCCAACCTAAGCAGGTGCTTTTATGAACATCAATCGAAGAGATTTTCTCACGTCAGGTGCGCTCAGCAGCATTGCCATTCTCGGCGCGCAAGCGCAACAGAAACCGGAACAAGCCAATCCGCTGCTCAACTCTAAACCATCACGCGTCATCACGCGCGTGCTCAAAGATGCAGGGACAATCCCCAACAGCCGTTTGCCCGTCGTGATTTACCAAGGCGCGTTGAATCTTCCCAAAGACGATCCCGCTGCAGCTATTGAAACTCTGATTCACGTCAACGACTGGGGCAACGATTGGCGCAACGGCATTTTCGGCTATCACCATTATCACAGCACTGCGCACGAAGCCTTGCTGGTGTTCGGCGGTTCCGCCAAAGTGCAACTTGGCGGCGAAAACGGCATCGTCGAAACCATTGGCGCTGGCGACGTGATTATCATTCCCGCCGGAGTTGGACACAAAAATCTGGGATCAAACAGTGACTTTCACGTCGTCGGCGCATATCCGCCGAATCAGAATGTGGATATGAACTACGGCAAATCCGGCGAGCGTCCGCGCGTGGATGACAACATCGCGCGACTGACGCTGCCAATGACTGATCCGATTTTCGGCAAAACTGGCCCGCTGCTCGATCATTGGCGAACGAAAGGCTAATTCTGCACGGTAGCGCAACCAGCCATGGTTGCGTTGCCCACACTTGAAACCCTCTGCTGGCAAACAGGTATTATTTGCAAAATCAACACAACCATGGCTGGTTGCGCTACTTTTGAAAAGGAAAATTCATGAAAACTCTGACTTGGCTGATTTCACTCTGTTTTGTTTTGCTGATTGGCACGACCGCGACGATTGCCCAAACGCCTGCGCCGCAAACCAAACCTGCCCCGCCGGAAATTACGGGCGACTGGACGGGAACCTGGGGCGTTTACAGCCCCGCGCAAGGCACCACGCCGCCAAAAGACATCTGCAAAAAACTGGACGCCAAAATCGAATTGAAAGACGGCGTCTATCTGGCTTCGTTTGAAGGCGATTGCGGCGGAACCTACAAATACTCGATCAAGATGGAAGGTCGTTTGGCCGGCAAAGCAGTTTTGTTCAAAGGCACTACGGACCTCGGCGCCAAGGACGGAGGCGTGTTCGACTGGATTGGCCGCGCCACTGAAAAAGAGTTCGTCGGTTTCTTTACCAGCGCGTTTTACACCGGCACCTTCAATCTGGCGCGCCCGAAAAAGGAGTCGGCACAATGATCTGCCGCCGTGTTAGCTGGTGTTTGGTCGTCGCGTTACTCTTCGCACCAGCGAATGTTTTCGCCGCCGCGCCGAAACTGAAACTCACGGAAAACCGCCGCTACCTGCAATACGAAACCGGCAAGCCTTTCTTGTATCTGGGCGATACCGCGTGGGAGTTGTTTCATCGCCTGAACCGCGAAGAAGCGACGCAATACTTGACCAACCGCGCGCAAAAAGGTTTCACCGTCATTCAAGCCGTCCTGCTGGCGCAGCTTGGTGGATTGACGGTTCCGAACGCATACGGAGATTTGCCGCTGGCCAACGGCGATCCTGCCAAACCCAACGAAGCCTATTTCCGCCACGTAGATTTCATCGTCAACAAAGCTGAAGAATTGGGATTATTCGTGGGGATGCTGCCAACCTGGGGCAGCTATTGGGCGATCAAATCTCCGAGCGACAAAGCCACATTCAATCCAACAAACGCGCGCGATTACGGCCGCTTTCTGGGCACGCGGTACAAAGACAAACCGATCATCTGGATTCTGGGCGGAGATCGCTCCGTCACCAACGACGCCGAACGCGCGGTCATTGACGCGATGGCTGCGGGATTGACCGAAGGTGACGGCGGCGCACACCTGAAAACCTTTCATCCCATCGGGCCTGGACTGTCTTCGATCAAGCTGCACGATGCGGCGTGGCTGGATTTCAATATGTCGCAGTCTTCGCACGCCGCGCGCGATCACGACAATGGGCTGTACATCGAAAACGATTACGCGCTGAATCCCACGAAACCCACGCTGGACGGCGAACCTCGCTACGAAGGCATTCCCGTAGGCTTTTACAACCGCAACGCCAGCGGCATTGATCGCTTTGACGATTACGACGTGCGTCAGGCCGCCTACTGGTCGTTGCTGGCCGGAGCTTGCGGCTTC from Acidobacteriota bacterium includes:
- a CDS encoding nitroreductase family deazaflavin-dependent oxidoreductase, which translates into the protein MKLRKWLYHGGHPNWLASILIVHGLGIAPNYLVTLEVRGRRSGRMTSLPLVMVIIKGERYLVSMLGAESNWVQNAKAAGGNVTLRHGRSEQVHLEEVSLERRAPILKAYLERAPGARQHLPIDSDAPLSEFERIAAKFPVFRVVAGNSHGINLE
- a CDS encoding VOC family protein — protein: MTNSETINYVSANEQLAVEIYVRDLRLSLAFYQTLGFKLLRQEPAFAELAWEDSRLMLEEFKQMPSPPPFPVANIRVMVPNVDEYRALAKQMGARIFRELGDRDYGLRDFTLVGPDGIGIRFATELPDSTPH
- a CDS encoding right-handed parallel beta-helix repeat-containing protein, whose amino-acid sequence is MNNLSYPPAAPSAPKGRKLRRGLMLLVAFLGGLAAAVLAIGMIEFPEDRPPAGYSNGNPGSGGLRRSFPAMNQRADNPTTKEKSELGRLLFFDPILSGDNTLSCATCHHPDLGFSDGRFTSMGVGGQGTGLDRKSGKVLRRNAPTIWNAAYNFKLFWDGRAKDLEDQARSPITAADEMNQKPEELVEELKKIPEYVTSFDKAFAGSSGSAVTFENVTNAVAAFERTLISNNSPFDRYAAGDMTALTAEQRRGLTLFRSLKTRCFECHGFPTFANPDFKVIGVPPMLGQYAQPDDLGRAEIEGGEPYNHAFKVPTLRNIALTAPYMHNGRFLTLEDVVNFYASGGGHGNGMDLKNIDDKVRRFPITSEERNDLIAFLHALTDESNLPEFPEKVPSGLPVVPRLKQGIKPSALAARNPASFTAVPAPARRDPTTWRIQPGESIQSALDRSVAGDTIEIQPGAYNETLLIDMDNITIRGIVENGQRAILDGQNKLTDAVITSGHRFTIEGLMVKDYLNNGITVHGATDVTFRDLVVENTGLYGVYPVECKGVLVENCKLTKIKDAAIYVGQSRDIIVRNNECYENVAGIEIENSVNALVENNYLHDNTGGILVFLLPNNPSKVGSDHKIRNNRIINNNHANFGDPNAIVGKLIPGTGMLIMAADRTEVTANEIRANDSFGLAVVGLAVAFPKGRTFDVGSIPESNRIFGNTFADNGRNPAGLIKDIGAKNCDIFWDGSGWNNSFEQSGVKSFPAILPSDNWPNPLRRAFTRGFTLIRDKWL
- a CDS encoding carboxymuconolactone decarboxylase family protein, which gives rise to MHLEEPRIKPLADDQLDEEALGVLERSKMRGQVFNIFRTLVHHPKLLERWMVFGSHVLGKSTLPPREREMVILRIGWLCRSEYEFGQHVLIGRRAGLTDDEIRRIKTGPDAEGWNELERAVLRAADELHAESFISDLTWHKLTENLSTQQLLDLIFAVGQYNLVSMALNTLGVQRDEGVPGFDL
- a CDS encoding PAS domain-containing protein yields the protein MSWEPSVRTRHLTVIISLVLIATATLLCFNIARLLNAHTTAKREAFQKVADPISSFAQKAINTHPLEDQRSAISFDENVRTLIKTNVTDTTDFAYAAIVASDGAIIAQSNPINLIRQPGKVFPMEQFESARWYKQLWELWRHDNIYEMSWALNLDNKPFANFIAGVPAASLRAELSQPVKLSLVFAAIIMGLCVLTALLSAGLVLFPLREVMESIEQLEADSTVPAESRPVNAEMQSIAQRLRELGRRFAGNRTEIEAIRDQLQQVVGSLSERVLLLDRERRVIMASPEAEKMLSGGRFTLRGQRLSDALSYSHPLTVITERAYTSGQSLQEVANFPVNGTQQPQTIVASLQLFEDRGQPAGALLTLRDFETLQRLETQLDFATKLAALNRITAGVAHEVKNPLHAMVLHLELLSAKMDAGLDPKPHVDILMTEVNRLKRVVQTFLDFTRPVEMKLTQVDANVLVREVILLAADARAQGIDLEEHYGKGPLIIKADSDLLKQAILNIIINGCQVMPNGGKLVVETGHGDDEHIFITITDHGPGIPEEARDKIFNLYYTTKPKGSGIGLAQAFRAVQLHNGRIKVESEVGAGTCFRIILPVAA
- a CDS encoding c-type cytochrome, encoding MLEKRIKRLVVAAAFVLTVSWGAVNWVAPVNGQQPQGQAAPAPGADEPKMEERYKNIQALKGLPASQMRGLMNYISASLGMTCNECHVKNGDQWAFEKDDNNHKVIARRMILMTMDINKNSFNGRTQVTCFTCHQGHDHPSHVPPLAAAKAPEAPAAAAAPKPDEILAKYTQAVGGKDAAEKVKTRVIKGVSVAANGQSFPLEINYGGADKYTLSVALPQAPTTQKFNGSAGWLKNAREDRAMDSADMIRAKSLAWSLEPLQLKEPYMRMGFAGSEKVGDKDCWVLQGRLQDGRRVRFSFDKASGLLLRRVVQVVTAIGIDPEQTDYDDYRDVDGVKVPFSITTTYLDRNYNSTRKFTEVKHNAKVDDTLFTIPAK
- a CDS encoding cupin domain-containing protein, which gives rise to MNINRRDFLTSGALSSIAILGAQAQQKPEQANPLLNSKPSRVITRVLKDAGTIPNSRLPVVIYQGALNLPKDDPAAAIETLIHVNDWGNDWRNGIFGYHHYHSTAHEALLVFGGSAKVQLGGENGIVETIGAGDVIIIPAGVGHKNLGSNSDFHVVGAYPPNQNVDMNYGKSGERPRVDDNIARLTLPMTDPIFGKTGPLLDHWRTKG
- a CDS encoding glycoside hydrolase family 140 protein, whose translation is MICRRVSWCLVVALLFAPANVFAAAPKLKLTENRRYLQYETGKPFLYLGDTAWELFHRLNREEATQYLTNRAQKGFTVIQAVLLAQLGGLTVPNAYGDLPLANGDPAKPNEAYFRHVDFIVNKAEELGLFVGMLPTWGSYWAIKSPSDKATFNPTNARDYGRFLGTRYKDKPIIWILGGDRSVTNDAERAVIDAMAAGLTEGDGGAHLKTFHPIGPGLSSIKLHDAAWLDFNMSQSSHAARDHDNGLYIENDYALNPTKPTLDGEPRYEGIPVGFYNRNASGIDRFDDYDVRQAAYWSLLAGACGFTYGNNNIWQMFKPAASGTVGDPNRMRDLFGLPGSVIGANIPWYEALDHPGAFQMRHIRRLFDALPFTKLIPDQTLILNGPTTGGAKMRAARASDGSFALFYSPRGESFTLNKNVIKADQQGQYWFDPRYGIAYSIKDQDSFGIQTFTPPTSGRGNDWLLVLTDAAAGFSLPGVAK